From one Mycolicibacterium sp. HK-90 genomic stretch:
- a CDS encoding SDR family oxidoreductase: MTRQKILITGASSGLGAGMARQFAAKGRDLALCARRTERLDELKAELADRHPYIKVAVAALDVNDHEAVPRVFGELSEELGGIDRVIVNAGIGKGWPLGEGKPWANKATIETNLIAGLVQIETALEMFKKSGSGHLVLISSVLGNTGVPGGKAAYCASKAGMTSLGESLRAEYDKGPIRVTVIEPGYIESEMTAKSATTMLMVDNETGVRAMVEAIEKEKGRAVVPRWPWAPLTQVMRLLPPKYTKRFA; encoded by the coding sequence ATGACCCGTCAGAAGATCCTGATCACCGGTGCCAGCTCTGGTCTGGGTGCCGGCATGGCCCGGCAATTCGCGGCCAAGGGCCGTGACCTGGCGCTGTGTGCGCGCCGCACCGAGCGGCTCGATGAGCTGAAGGCCGAGTTGGCCGACCGGCATCCGTACATCAAGGTGGCGGTTGCGGCGCTGGACGTCAATGACCATGAGGCCGTGCCGCGGGTTTTCGGTGAGCTGTCCGAGGAGCTCGGGGGCATCGACCGGGTGATCGTCAACGCGGGCATCGGCAAGGGTTGGCCGCTGGGCGAGGGCAAGCCGTGGGCGAACAAGGCCACCATCGAGACCAACCTGATCGCCGGTCTGGTGCAGATCGAGACGGCGCTGGAGATGTTCAAGAAGTCCGGCAGCGGCCACCTGGTGCTGATCTCCTCGGTGCTCGGCAACACCGGCGTGCCCGGCGGCAAGGCCGCGTATTGCGCGTCAAAGGCCGGGATGACCTCACTGGGCGAGTCGTTGCGCGCCGAATACGACAAGGGCCCGATCCGGGTGACGGTGATCGAGCCGGGATACATCGAGTCCGAGATGACGGCCAAGTCGGCGACCACCATGCTGATGGTCGACAACGAGACCGGTGTCCGCGCGATGGTCGAGGCCATCGAGAAGGAGAAGGGCCGGGCCGTCGTGCCGCGCTGGCCGTGGGCCCCGCTGACTCAGGTGATGCGGTTGCTGCCGCCGAAGTACACCAAGCGTTTCGCCTAG
- a CDS encoding Fpg/Nei family DNA glycosylase, whose protein sequence is MPELPEVEALADHLRRHATGREVTRIDVSALSVLKTFDPPTTALHGQTVTGANRWGKYLGLEVGPWHLITHLSRAGWLRWSEKLAPTPLKPGKGPIALRVHLGDGLGFDLTEAGTQKRLAVWVVADPLDVPQIASLGPDALSLDAAALAGVLAGNSGRIKTVITDQKVIAGIGNAYSDEILHVAKLSPFATAGKLTDAQLAALHDAMISVLTDAVTRSVGQQAATLKGEKRSGLRVHARTGLPCPVCGDTVREVSFADKSFQYCPTCQTGGKVLADRRMSRLLK, encoded by the coding sequence ATGCCCGAACTGCCCGAAGTCGAGGCGCTGGCCGATCACCTGCGCCGGCATGCGACCGGCCGGGAGGTCACCCGCATCGACGTGTCCGCGTTGTCGGTGCTCAAGACGTTCGATCCGCCGACCACGGCGCTCCATGGCCAGACCGTCACCGGGGCGAACCGTTGGGGTAAGTACCTCGGCCTCGAAGTGGGTCCCTGGCATCTGATCACGCATCTGTCGCGGGCGGGTTGGCTGCGCTGGTCGGAGAAGCTGGCGCCGACCCCGCTCAAGCCGGGCAAGGGGCCGATCGCGCTGCGGGTGCACCTCGGTGATGGGTTGGGTTTCGACCTGACCGAGGCCGGCACGCAGAAGCGGTTGGCGGTCTGGGTGGTCGCCGATCCGCTGGACGTACCGCAGATCGCGTCACTCGGGCCGGATGCGCTGTCGCTGGATGCGGCCGCGCTGGCCGGCGTGCTGGCCGGAAATTCCGGGCGGATCAAGACCGTGATCACCGATCAGAAGGTGATCGCCGGGATCGGCAACGCCTACAGCGACGAGATCCTGCACGTGGCGAAGCTGTCGCCGTTCGCGACCGCGGGCAAATTGACCGATGCCCAGCTGGCCGCGCTGCACGACGCGATGATCTCGGTGCTCACCGACGCGGTCACCAGGTCGGTGGGGCAACAGGCCGCAACGCTCAAGGGGGAGAAGCGTTCTGGGCTGCGCGTCCACGCGCGCACAGGGTTGCCGTGCCCGGTGTGCGGTGACACGGTGCGGGAGGTGTCTTTCGCCGACAAGTCGTTCCAGTACTGCCCGACCTGTCAGACGGGCGGCAAGGTGCTGGCCGATCGGCGGATGTCGCGTCTGCTCAAGTAG
- a CDS encoding FUSC family protein, whose translation MSERPAPRATPHPLRTVFVINSVPRRWPFALRAGICMAVPVLVGWLAGDIAAGLIATIGGFTSLYGSGRPYLNRGGFLAVVAVCFAAAVALGDWASSAPWLGVLTVTMIAAAATLVCHALSVGPPGAYMVVLACAAGTGTPATLHLSPGHHAALVLAGGAFAWLVHMSGALVRPRGPERAAVAAAAAAVAAYIDSIGSEDNSAQAAARHRAALLLHTAWVTLITYQPVQPKPDQALYRLRVVNRRLHALFADAMRAADAGEAAPPEGAAVARHLATIPADAITDEHGAERVPLGRPSVGRLLRRALTPGSVSSQLAARVGIAVLISGIIAVLISQALTMTHAYWAMAAAVLMLHQGFDWHRTVARGVERTLGTWLGLGVAGLILALHPQGLWLALVIGALQFLIEMYVLRNYTLAVVFITPAALTIASGGAPVDDLGELLLTRGSDTLIGCAVALAVYWATQRLRHPTGLRRAVAGTLEAITATLPHLAAGDATSPAARTERRDLQLRAMELLPAYDASVGGSPAQRLAAERMWPTVVAAEQLAYRTLAACWAAERDADTEAGADAAADTAAALTEQAEALREGLDERQ comes from the coding sequence ATGTCCGAGCGGCCTGCTCCCAGGGCGACCCCTCACCCGCTGCGCACCGTCTTCGTGATCAACAGCGTGCCCCGCCGCTGGCCGTTCGCGCTGCGTGCCGGAATATGCATGGCGGTGCCGGTTCTGGTGGGCTGGCTGGCCGGTGACATCGCGGCCGGGCTGATCGCCACCATCGGCGGATTCACCTCGCTCTACGGCAGCGGCCGCCCGTATCTGAACCGCGGCGGGTTTCTGGCGGTGGTCGCGGTGTGCTTCGCCGCGGCGGTGGCACTCGGTGATTGGGCTTCCTCGGCGCCGTGGCTCGGCGTGCTGACCGTGACGATGATCGCGGCCGCGGCCACGCTGGTCTGCCATGCGCTGTCGGTCGGACCGCCCGGGGCCTACATGGTGGTGCTGGCCTGCGCGGCCGGTACCGGTACGCCCGCGACGCTGCACCTCAGCCCGGGCCATCACGCCGCACTCGTCCTGGCCGGCGGCGCGTTCGCGTGGCTGGTGCACATGTCGGGTGCGCTCGTCCGTCCGCGCGGGCCGGAGAGGGCGGCCGTGGCCGCGGCAGCCGCCGCCGTCGCGGCCTACATCGACAGCATCGGATCCGAGGACAACTCCGCCCAGGCCGCGGCGCGCCACCGGGCCGCTCTCCTGCTGCACACCGCCTGGGTCACCCTGATCACCTATCAGCCGGTGCAGCCCAAACCGGACCAGGCGCTGTACCGGCTGCGGGTCGTCAACCGCCGCCTGCACGCCTTGTTCGCCGACGCGATGCGGGCGGCCGATGCCGGTGAGGCGGCACCGCCCGAAGGCGCCGCAGTGGCGCGGCACCTGGCCACCATTCCGGCCGACGCGATCACCGATGAGCATGGCGCCGAACGAGTGCCACTGGGCCGGCCCAGCGTGGGTCGGCTGCTGCGCCGGGCGCTCACGCCCGGATCGGTGTCATCGCAACTGGCGGCGCGGGTCGGGATCGCGGTGCTCATCTCGGGCATCATCGCCGTGCTGATCTCGCAGGCCCTCACGATGACCCACGCCTATTGGGCGATGGCCGCCGCGGTGCTCATGCTGCATCAGGGGTTCGACTGGCACCGCACCGTGGCGCGTGGCGTCGAGCGCACACTGGGCACCTGGCTCGGACTGGGTGTGGCCGGGTTGATCCTGGCGCTGCATCCGCAGGGCCTGTGGCTGGCGCTGGTGATCGGGGCGTTGCAGTTCCTCATCGAGATGTACGTGCTGCGCAACTACACCTTGGCCGTCGTGTTCATCACGCCCGCCGCGCTGACCATCGCCTCGGGTGGCGCCCCCGTCGACGATCTCGGCGAACTGCTGCTCACCCGCGGCAGCGACACGTTGATCGGCTGCGCGGTGGCCCTGGCGGTGTACTGGGCGACGCAGCGTCTGCGTCACCCGACCGGTCTGCGACGGGCGGTCGCGGGCACCCTCGAGGCGATCACCGCCACCCTGCCCCACCTGGCCGCCGGCGACGCCACTTCCCCGGCTGCCCGCACCGAGCGGCGCGATCTGCAGTTGCGGGCGATGGAACTGCTGCCGGCCTATGACGCGAGCGTCGGCGGGTCGCCCGCGCAACGCCTTGCGGCCGAACGTATGTGGCCGACGGTCGTGGCCGCCGAACAACTCGCCTACCGCACGCTGGCGGCCTGCTGGGCCGCCGAACGTGACGCCGACACCGAGGCCGGCGCCGACGCGGCCGCGGACACCGCGGCCGCGCTCACCGAGCAGGCCGAAGCCCTACGCGAGGGCCTTGACGAACGACAGTAG
- a CDS encoding phage holin family protein produces the protein MSSFLLRAAITGFALWVVTLIVPGIYFIGGDTTIARVGIIFVVAVIFGLVNAFIKPIVQILSIPLYILTLGLIHIVINALMLWITSWITDHTTHWGLHIDQFWWTAIWAAIVLSLVSWLLSFVKALA, from the coding sequence ATGAGCTCATTTCTCCTGCGCGCCGCGATAACCGGATTCGCGCTCTGGGTCGTCACTCTCATCGTGCCGGGGATCTACTTCATCGGGGGCGACACGACCATCGCCAGGGTCGGCATCATCTTCGTCGTCGCGGTGATCTTCGGTCTGGTCAACGCGTTCATCAAGCCCATCGTGCAGATCCTGTCGATCCCGCTCTACATCCTCACCCTCGGGCTGATCCACATCGTGATCAATGCGCTGATGTTGTGGATCACCTCGTGGATCACCGATCACACCACGCACTGGGGTCTGCACATCGACCAGTTCTGGTGGACCGCCATCTGGGCGGCCATCGTGCTGTCGCTGGTCAGCTGGCTACTGTCGTTCGTCAAGGCCCTCGCGTAG
- the cobF gene encoding precorrin-6A synthase (deacetylating): MRRIHVIGIGAGDPDFVTAQAVSALNDTQVFFAMDKGPRRGSADDLVAVRKLICDRFITEPGYRFVELVDPPRAAAGDAPGYRQVVADWHAERARIWAEAIETELGPDGTGAFLAWGDPSLYDSTLRILEMVAEHVEFTYDVIPGITAIQVLTARHRIPLNDVGEPVLITTGRQLREHGLTGSAVVMLDADCSFQQCAPETRIWWGAYLGTPDELLYAGTVGEIGDEIVAARDEARTRHGWIMDTYLLRSAD, encoded by the coding sequence GTGCGTCGTATCCATGTCATCGGAATCGGGGCCGGTGACCCGGACTTCGTCACGGCCCAGGCCGTTTCCGCGCTCAACGACACGCAGGTGTTCTTCGCGATGGACAAGGGTCCGCGCCGGGGCTCGGCAGACGATCTGGTGGCCGTGCGCAAGCTCATCTGCGACCGGTTCATCACCGAGCCTGGCTACCGGTTCGTCGAGCTGGTCGACCCGCCGCGGGCGGCCGCGGGCGACGCTCCGGGCTACCGCCAGGTGGTCGCCGACTGGCATGCCGAGCGGGCCCGGATCTGGGCCGAGGCGATCGAGACCGAACTCGGGCCCGACGGCACCGGGGCCTTTCTGGCCTGGGGCGATCCGTCACTGTACGACAGCACCCTGCGGATCTTGGAGATGGTCGCCGAGCACGTCGAGTTCACCTATGACGTGATCCCCGGCATCACCGCGATCCAGGTCTTGACCGCGCGTCACCGCATCCCGCTCAACGATGTCGGCGAACCGGTGCTCATCACCACCGGACGCCAGTTGCGTGAGCACGGCCTGACCGGGAGTGCCGTGGTGATGCTCGATGCCGACTGCTCGTTCCAGCAGTGCGCGCCGGAGACCCGGATCTGGTGGGGTGCGTATCTCGGCACGCCCGACGAGTTGCTCTACGCGGGAACGGTCGGGGAGATCGGCGACGAAATCGTTGCTGCGCGTGACGAAGCCAGAACCCGTCACGGTTGGATCATGGACACGTACCTGCTGCGCTCGGCAGACTAG